A window of Acidobacteriota bacterium contains these coding sequences:
- a CDS encoding DUF1501 domain-containing protein → MNRRQALKNLGSGFGLLSLAHLLARTGLVREAAGAPGLHFPAKAKRMVYLCLNGGPSHVDTFDPKPMLAKYDGQTVPESMKLENAKGILMKSPFRFQPQGQSGLEVSEIFPKLAGLIDDCCVIRSMHGDSSGHGISLLQMNSGHLSAGHPSMGSWITYGLGSDNHNLPGFIVLCPGLPVMGAQLWTSGFLPAIHQGAHLRNRDELDPAKLIHYIQGAGPGHPEQRRQLDLLSRLNRLDMPREGESPELEASIQSMELAFRMQTEALDAFDVRKESQATRERYGDGYFARGCLMARRLLERGVRVVQVFFGNRNPWDSHANIFDQRDLAALSDGPIASLIGDLKTLGLLEDTIVMVGGEFGRLPTRDGVYYGRGHNNRGFTVLLAGGGFRGGMAYGATDDFGFAAAEKPVHMHDLHATLLHQLGLDHTKLTFRHSGRDFRLTDVGGKVIKEIVTGAG, encoded by the coding sequence ATGAATCGTCGCCAGGCACTGAAGAATCTGGGAAGCGGATTCGGCCTGCTTTCGCTGGCCCATCTGCTGGCCCGGACAGGCCTTGTCCGGGAGGCTGCTGGCGCTCCGGGACTCCACTTTCCCGCCAAGGCCAAGCGGATGGTCTACCTGTGTCTCAACGGCGGGCCCTCCCACGTGGACACCTTCGACCCCAAACCCATGCTTGCCAAGTACGACGGGCAGACCGTTCCCGAAAGCATGAAGTTGGAAAACGCCAAGGGCATCCTGATGAAATCGCCCTTTCGATTCCAGCCGCAGGGACAGAGCGGACTGGAAGTCAGCGAGATCTTTCCCAAGCTGGCCGGCTTGATCGACGACTGCTGCGTCATTCGTTCCATGCACGGCGACAGCTCGGGGCACGGCATCAGCTTGCTGCAGATGAACAGCGGTCACCTCTCCGCAGGCCATCCCTCCATGGGATCCTGGATCACCTACGGTTTGGGCAGCGACAACCACAACCTGCCCGGATTTATCGTGCTCTGTCCCGGCCTGCCCGTCATGGGAGCCCAGTTGTGGACCTCGGGCTTCCTTCCGGCCATCCACCAGGGCGCTCACCTGCGCAATCGGGACGAACTGGACCCGGCCAAGCTCATTCACTACATCCAGGGAGCCGGGCCCGGCCACCCGGAGCAGCGCCGACAGCTCGACCTGTTGTCCCGGCTCAACCGGCTGGACATGCCCCGGGAAGGAGAGAGCCCCGAACTGGAGGCCAGCATCCAGTCCATGGAGCTGGCCTTCCGCATGCAGACCGAGGCCCTGGACGCCTTCGACGTGCGCAAGGAGAGCCAGGCCACACGGGAACGGTACGGCGACGGCTACTTCGCCCGCGGCTGCCTGATGGCCAGGCGGCTTCTGGAACGGGGAGTGCGGGTGGTCCAGGTGTTCTTCGGAAACCGCAACCCATGGGACAGCCACGCCAACATCTTCGACCAACGCGACCTGGCGGCTCTTTCCGACGGGCCCATCGCCTCGCTGATCGGCGACCTCAAGACGCTGGGACTGCTGGAGGACACCATCGTCATGGTGGGCGGAGAGTTCGGCAGACTGCCGACCCGTGACGGGGTCTACTACGGCCGGGGGCACAACAACCGCGGCTTTACGGTCCTGCTGGCCGGTGGAGGTTTCCGCGGAGGCATGGCTTACGGCGCCACCGACGACTTCGGTTTCGCCGCTGCCGAGAAGCCGGTCCACATGCACGATCTCCACGCCACCCTGCTGCACCAGCTCGGCCTGGACCACACCAAGCTCACCTTCCGCCACAGCGGCCGCGACTTCCGCCTCACCGACGTCGGCGGCAAGGTGATCAAGGAAATCGTCACCGGGGCCGGATAG
- a CDS encoding PSD1 and planctomycete cytochrome C domain-containing protein, which produces MKTLRAAAAAAILLLWAQGLSASENPSDFFEEHVRPLLAQNCFTCHTDSPQNGLRLDSRESILKGGQSGPSILPGDPEASLLIQAVRRTHPSLKMPPGNPLTPDQVRALETWVRTGAFWPEARDQAAKAKTENGHPYRITPEQRSFWSFQPIRKPATPETANSQWPRSAIDRFILARLESEGLQPVKPAGRRVLIRRASLDLIGLPPTPEEVEAFVRDRSPLAFAKVVDRLLASPHYGERWGRYWLDLARYADDRLNDTRDDPYPNAYRYRDWVVQALNRDLPYDLFAKAQIAGDLLHAEEPGQFAGGLGLYGLSPRLPDDRVDVTTRTFLGLTVACAKCHDHKYDPIPTRDFYSLQGVFQSTESHEFPLAPEAVVSEYQKRAKRIADLETDLKEFLNRETLQLGDILANQTSRFLRAARQVLGESGLPVAEAARQAGLDAETLQRWINHLNTWPKEHPYLNDWPQRLQAPEEDFRKWAEEFQSRVISVSREQRVLDRRNRSAPKGKPREVMEADKAGFWNAFYFATPRPDLPYRPPLGIYYYGEVNQYPGMEMKVVPFLKGGRREHVDGLLEEIRVLKESLPAKYAFLHAIRDSEKPADLKVHIGGSKDNLGETAPRRFLQILSEGEPPPFQKGSGRLELAEAIADPGNPLTARVMVNRIWMYHFGRGIVSTASNFGQLGDRPTHPLLLDYLASRFISSGWSLKSLHREIMLSATYALSSVQSDRNADLDPDNRLYWRAHRRRLDAEALRDTLLFVSGKLDAALGGAPLWLTENLAWRKGPDGEPDKYSQPAEWILADSNRRTLYGFVSRRRPDKTMTLFDFPNPTAISETRFETSTPLQRLFFLNSAFLTRLSEALVARLDSGTGDPARIRQIYRILFGRNPTAEELRLGGEFLRDNEKSWPQYAQVLLSSNEFLYVK; this is translated from the coding sequence GTGAAAACTCTACGGGCAGCAGCAGCGGCGGCGATCCTGTTGCTTTGGGCGCAGGGTCTGTCTGCATCGGAAAACCCCTCCGATTTCTTCGAGGAACACGTCCGTCCGCTGCTGGCCCAAAACTGCTTCACCTGCCACACCGATTCTCCTCAAAACGGGCTCCGGCTGGACTCTCGTGAATCGATACTGAAGGGGGGCCAATCGGGTCCCTCCATCCTTCCGGGCGACCCGGAGGCCAGCTTGCTGATCCAGGCGGTTCGGCGCACCCACCCGAGTCTCAAGATGCCGCCCGGGAATCCTCTGACTCCCGACCAGGTTCGCGCCCTGGAGACCTGGGTTCGGACGGGCGCCTTCTGGCCGGAAGCCCGGGACCAGGCGGCGAAGGCGAAGACTGAAAACGGGCACCCCTATCGCATCACCCCCGAGCAGCGGTCCTTCTGGAGCTTCCAGCCCATCCGCAAGCCGGCGACGCCCGAAACCGCAAACAGTCAATGGCCCCGGTCGGCCATCGATCGGTTCATCCTGGCCAGGCTGGAGTCGGAGGGATTGCAACCGGTGAAACCGGCCGGGCGCCGGGTGCTCATCCGGCGAGCCAGCCTGGATCTGATCGGCCTGCCTCCTACTCCCGAGGAGGTGGAGGCCTTTGTCCGGGACCGCTCGCCGCTGGCTTTCGCCAAGGTGGTTGACCGCCTGCTGGCCTCGCCCCACTACGGGGAGCGCTGGGGCCGCTACTGGCTGGATCTGGCCCGCTACGCCGACGACCGGCTCAACGACACCCGGGACGATCCCTACCCCAACGCCTATCGCTACCGGGACTGGGTGGTGCAGGCACTCAATCGGGATCTTCCCTACGACCTCTTCGCCAAGGCCCAGATCGCCGGGGACCTGCTTCATGCGGAGGAGCCGGGGCAATTCGCGGGCGGTCTCGGCCTTTATGGCCTGAGCCCCCGGCTACCGGACGATCGGGTGGACGTCACCACCCGGACCTTTCTGGGACTGACGGTGGCCTGCGCCAAATGCCACGACCACAAGTACGATCCCATTCCCACACGAGATTTCTATTCGCTGCAGGGCGTCTTTCAGAGCACCGAATCCCACGAGTTCCCCCTGGCTCCCGAAGCGGTGGTATCCGAGTACCAGAAGCGGGCCAAGCGCATCGCAGACCTGGAAACCGACCTCAAGGAGTTCCTGAATCGGGAGACCCTGCAACTGGGCGACATCCTGGCCAACCAGACCTCGAGGTTCCTGAGAGCCGCCCGTCAGGTGTTGGGGGAATCCGGGTTGCCGGTGGCCGAGGCCGCCCGTCAGGCCGGGCTCGATGCCGAAACCCTGCAACGCTGGATCAACCACCTGAACACCTGGCCCAAGGAACATCCCTATCTGAATGACTGGCCCCAACGGCTCCAGGCTCCCGAGGAGGACTTCCGGAAATGGGCGGAGGAGTTTCAGTCCCGGGTGATCTCGGTGTCCCGGGAACAAAGGGTGCTGGACCGCAGGAACCGGAGCGCTCCCAAGGGGAAGCCGCGCGAGGTGATGGAAGCCGACAAGGCGGGCTTCTGGAACGCCTTCTACTTCGCCACCCCCAGACCCGACCTGCCCTATCGCCCACCGCTGGGAATCTACTACTACGGCGAAGTGAACCAGTATCCCGGGATGGAAATGAAGGTGGTTCCCTTCCTGAAGGGCGGGCGGCGGGAACATGTGGACGGGTTGCTGGAAGAGATCCGGGTGCTGAAGGAGAGCCTGCCGGCCAAGTACGCCTTCCTTCACGCCATCCGGGACTCGGAAAAGCCGGCTGACCTGAAAGTCCACATCGGCGGCAGCAAGGACAACCTGGGAGAAACGGCCCCGAGGCGTTTCCTGCAGATCCTGTCGGAGGGAGAACCCCCGCCCTTCCAAAAGGGAAGCGGCCGGCTGGAACTGGCCGAGGCCATCGCCGATCCCGGCAATCCCCTGACGGCCCGGGTGATGGTCAATCGCATCTGGATGTACCACTTCGGACGGGGCATCGTGAGCACCGCCAGCAACTTCGGCCAACTGGGGGACCGTCCCACCCATCCTCTACTGCTGGACTACCTGGCTTCCCGGTTCATCTCCAGCGGCTGGTCGCTGAAGTCGCTCCATCGCGAGATCATGCTTTCGGCCACCTACGCCCTCTCCAGCGTCCAGTCCGACCGCAATGCCGACCTGGACCCCGACAACCGCCTCTACTGGCGTGCCCATAGGAGGCGGCTGGATGCCGAGGCGCTGCGAGACACCCTTCTGTTCGTCTCCGGGAAACTGGATGCGGCCCTGGGAGGGGCCCCGCTGTGGTTGACGGAGAACCTGGCCTGGCGCAAGGGCCCCGACGGGGAGCCCGACAAGTACAGCCAGCCGGCCGAGTGGATCCTGGCCGATTCCAATCGGCGCACCCTCTACGGCTTCGTCAGCCGGCGGCGTCCGGACAAGACCATGACCCTGTTCGACTTTCCCAATCCGACCGCCATCAGCGAAACCCGCTTCGAGACCTCCACGCCACTGCAGCGGTTGTTCTTCCTGAACAGCGCCTTTCTCACCCGACTGTCGGAGGCGCTGGTTGCCCGTCTGGACAGTGGGACCGGGGATCCGGCCAGGATTCGCCAGATTTATCGTATCCTCTTCGGCCGCAATCCTACTGCCGAGGAGTTGCGGCTCGGCGGTGAGTTTCTTCGGGACAACGAGAAGAGTTGGCCCCAATACGCTCAGGTGCTGCTGAGCTCCAACGAGTTTCTTTACGTGAAATAG
- a CDS encoding ribbon-helix-helix protein, CopG family — MRSRKLVTISLPPPLLKEAEKVAKEEYRNMSELFREALRFYIDTREVRREAAKDGLFDVIASAQERNPKD, encoded by the coding sequence ATGCGTTCGAGAAAGCTGGTCACCATTTCACTGCCTCCGCCCCTGTTGAAGGAGGCGGAGAAGGTCGCCAAGGAAGAGTACCGCAACATGTCCGAGCTCTTCCGGGAGGCGCTCCGCTTCTACATCGACACTCGCGAAGTACGCAGGGAGGCCGCCAAGGACGGCCTGTTCGACGTGATCGCCTCCGCCCAGGAGCGGAACCCCAAAGACTGA